One region of Flavobacterium sp. KACC 22763 genomic DNA includes:
- a CDS encoding RagB/SusD family nutrient uptake outer membrane protein, with translation MKKIFLIVSAIGLFTFASCDDYLDKQSPDELTSDNFWRNKADAESALASTYSQLECAVDEWAFAEVKWPVEAYREDINELGSDALNYQNWVELSTFTYTNGNSQFTSYWRINYRGISNANQVIDKLPQVPASKISDEDRKQIEAEARFLRAYYHMKLILNWDKIYIRNKYVIKESDLNIPLSSRAEAWDFITSEFKAVAAILPAKQSADKTGRATSGAANSYLGFAYLTRSYEETAQKQAFLNEALTAFSKVQGYELVKDYVSMFDGTMKNTKESIFELQFSETTANGAFYRNALHYWMAAAELGGWDEILPSPMLVNEFKKEGKIATTGNYDSRLYSTIFFKDPYFNDADNPLVLGTTYDDKFGDTDKPVYRKFIPSTQEKMDQEFTAINIPLMRYSNVLLMQAEALNELGRPGEAIPYINKVRARADMPAMTGTSGAEVKAQIEHERILEFPLENFRFYDLRRWGKTKEALDAVGRTGFDAAKNNFYPIPLTELQTN, from the coding sequence ATGAAAAAGATATTTTTAATAGTATCCGCTATAGGTTTATTCACTTTTGCAAGCTGTGATGACTACTTGGATAAACAATCTCCAGATGAACTTACATCAGATAATTTTTGGAGGAATAAAGCTGATGCCGAATCGGCTTTGGCGTCAACTTACTCACAATTAGAATGCGCTGTTGATGAATGGGCTTTCGCCGAAGTAAAATGGCCAGTTGAAGCGTATCGCGAAGACATAAACGAATTAGGAAGCGATGCATTAAACTACCAAAACTGGGTTGAACTTTCTACTTTTACTTACACAAACGGAAACAGCCAGTTTACTAGTTATTGGAGAATTAACTATAGAGGAATTAGTAATGCCAATCAGGTTATTGATAAATTGCCGCAGGTTCCTGCATCAAAAATAAGCGATGAAGACCGTAAGCAAATCGAAGCAGAAGCTCGTTTTTTACGTGCCTATTATCACATGAAATTGATTTTGAACTGGGATAAAATTTATATCAGAAATAAATATGTTATAAAAGAAAGTGATTTAAACATTCCGTTGTCAAGTCGTGCAGAAGCTTGGGATTTTATTACGAGCGAATTTAAAGCTGTAGCAGCTATTTTGCCTGCAAAACAATCTGCAGATAAAACAGGACGTGCAACAAGCGGCGCTGCGAACAGTTATTTAGGATTTGCGTATTTGACAAGATCTTATGAAGAAACAGCTCAAAAACAAGCTTTCTTGAATGAAGCGCTTACCGCATTTAGCAAAGTGCAAGGATACGAGCTGGTTAAAGATTATGTTTCTATGTTTGACGGAACAATGAAAAACACTAAAGAATCGATTTTTGAACTTCAGTTTTCAGAAACTACAGCAAACGGAGCGTTCTACCGCAATGCACTTCACTACTGGATGGCAGCAGCTGAGCTTGGTGGATGGGATGAAATTCTTCCAAGCCCAATGCTTGTAAATGAATTCAAAAAAGAAGGAAAAATTGCGACAACAGGAAACTACGATTCACGTTTATACAGCACGATTTTCTTCAAAGATCCATATTTTAATGATGCTGATAATCCATTGGTATTAGGAACAACTTACGATGATAAATTTGGAGATACAGACAAACCAGTTTACCGCAAGTTTATTCCAAGCACACAGGAAAAAATGGATCAGGAATTTACAGCAATCAATATTCCTTTAATGCGTTACTCAAATGTATTATTGATGCAGGCTGAAGCTCTAAATGAATTAGGACGCCCAGGAGAAGCAATTCCGTACATTAACAAAGTTCGCGCTAGAGCAGATATGCCAGCAATGACAGGAACAAGTGGTGCTGAAGTAAAAGCGCAAATCGAACACGAAAGAATTTTAGAATTCCCTCTTGAAAATTTCCGTTTTTACGATTTACGCCGTTGGGGCAAAACAAAAGAAGCTCTTGATGC
- a CDS encoding SusC/RagA family TonB-linked outer membrane protein produces the protein MNKKLIRVIYFIPLLLCLWLPNISFAQAQKTISGKVTDDKNNTLPGVSISIKDSKYNAGTDIDGNYTLVYPSTLENPIIVFSYVGFISISESINNRSELNVSMQEETNKLNEVVIIGYGSQKKSNVTGAISTVKKESLETRATTSPSEALQGLVAGVNVQKSGGVAGASVSVKIRGVNTFGATEPLYIIDGFQGSINTINPTNIESMEVLKDGAAAAIYGSVAANGVIIVTTKNGQKEGVKVDFSSFLSITNPSKTLDMLDADGYRTVNKRMYDEYNKYATSPKPLPAYITAPSDVNTDWQDEVFRSGFTQNYGLGIQGRQGDFKFALYGNYVKQKGIVIDNEFGQQTGSARISFKKSIFDIDGKMAYMGTQNALPNFQLKEVYTMAPLVPVYDDTEEYGYGLANKNGLPAGTNPVAEEHFRKSNDIGQDITANISATANIAPWLKYKLAYSYRVKNNQQTAHFPPYIANPKEVHLYPMQTELRTTWNEQILDNIITIDKTFGKHVFGLMLGNTFNSQASNWNQVSVEGKTTDYTVENGQLVSIDRPSGFLDPGFETIGAGRGGTYSADGSKFEYNRVSFFSRLNYSYNDRYLLQVTVRKDGSSKFGEDSRWGTFPSIALGWKIEQEDFFPKDMILSTLKLRASWGQLGNEAALGYYSANTLIKTGNSLGNGYVQGVGSNPWPGSIATALENRNLQWETTDSKNIGLDYTLLNGKISGSMNYYYNVTDNLLITKKLAPSAGIDDPVLNVGKISNRGFEFEVNYRDQVNEFKYNAGLNLTTLKNKVEELANDGQTIYGEGLKYGDEHFPTQARVGSPISGFYLYKTDGIFQSAEEVAAHNKNGVLLQPNAQPGDIRFKDLNGDGVIDENDKAYAGTGLPKLEVNLSLGASYKGFDFSALIGSGWGNKLYNGNRYFYESMNAGTNMLASTLNSWTPENHSNIPRAVLQDPNGNSRESDRFLESGDFIRMRQLQFGYTIPNKMLGKAKIDKLRFYVSAENLFTITNYSGIDPEFSRNSVVNTGVDRFVYPFTRSFVSGVQYIF, from the coding sequence CACAAGCACAAAAAACAATTTCAGGAAAAGTGACGGATGACAAGAATAATACGCTGCCTGGCGTAAGTATTTCGATCAAAGATTCTAAATACAATGCTGGGACAGATATTGATGGAAACTATACCTTAGTGTATCCATCGACGTTGGAGAATCCGATTATTGTTTTTTCTTATGTAGGATTTATTTCCATAAGTGAGAGTATAAATAATCGTTCAGAACTTAATGTATCTATGCAGGAAGAAACCAATAAATTGAATGAAGTAGTTATTATTGGTTATGGTTCTCAAAAGAAGAGTAATGTTACGGGAGCTATTTCTACAGTTAAAAAGGAAAGCCTTGAAACTCGTGCTACAACAAGTCCATCTGAAGCACTTCAGGGCTTAGTTGCTGGGGTCAATGTGCAAAAAAGCGGCGGTGTTGCAGGTGCTTCTGTAAGTGTGAAAATTCGTGGAGTAAATACCTTTGGAGCAACAGAACCACTTTATATCATTGACGGTTTTCAAGGTTCTATTAACACTATAAATCCAACCAATATAGAATCTATGGAGGTTCTTAAAGATGGTGCCGCAGCTGCAATTTACGGATCTGTTGCTGCAAATGGTGTAATTATCGTAACGACTAAAAATGGACAGAAAGAAGGCGTAAAAGTAGATTTCAGTTCTTTTTTGAGCATTACAAATCCATCAAAAACATTAGATATGTTAGATGCTGATGGTTATCGTACGGTCAATAAAAGAATGTATGATGAGTATAATAAATATGCAACTTCACCAAAACCTCTTCCAGCTTATATTACAGCACCATCAGATGTAAATACAGATTGGCAGGACGAAGTTTTCCGTTCTGGTTTTACACAAAATTATGGTTTAGGAATTCAGGGAAGACAGGGAGATTTTAAATTTGCACTATACGGAAATTACGTAAAGCAAAAAGGTATTGTAATTGATAATGAATTTGGACAGCAAACAGGTAGCGCTAGAATCAGTTTCAAAAAATCAATTTTTGATATTGATGGAAAAATGGCCTACATGGGAACGCAAAATGCATTGCCAAATTTTCAGTTGAAAGAAGTATATACCATGGCTCCTTTGGTTCCTGTTTATGACGATACAGAGGAATACGGTTACGGATTAGCAAATAAAAATGGTTTGCCAGCAGGAACAAACCCAGTTGCTGAAGAGCATTTTAGAAAAAGCAATGATATCGGACAAGATATCACGGCAAATATTTCGGCAACAGCAAATATTGCGCCTTGGTTAAAATACAAACTGGCTTATTCTTACCGTGTAAAAAACAACCAACAGACTGCACATTTCCCTCCATATATTGCAAATCCAAAAGAGGTGCATCTTTATCCAATGCAGACAGAGTTGAGAACAACTTGGAATGAGCAAATCTTAGACAATATTATTACTATTGATAAAACTTTCGGAAAACATGTTTTTGGTTTAATGTTGGGTAATACTTTTAACAGTCAGGCATCAAACTGGAATCAGGTTAGTGTTGAAGGTAAAACAACAGATTATACTGTAGAAAATGGACAGTTGGTTTCTATCGATCGTCCATCAGGATTTCTTGATCCTGGTTTTGAAACAATTGGTGCTGGAAGAGGAGGAACCTATTCTGCTGACGGCTCAAAATTTGAATACAACAGAGTATCTTTCTTTAGCAGGTTAAACTACTCTTACAATGATCGTTACCTGCTTCAGGTGACAGTTAGAAAAGATGGTTCTTCTAAGTTTGGAGAAGATAGCCGTTGGGGAACTTTCCCATCTATTGCTTTGGGATGGAAAATCGAACAAGAAGATTTCTTCCCTAAAGATATGATTCTTTCTACTTTAAAATTGCGAGCAAGCTGGGGACAATTGGGTAACGAAGCGGCTTTAGGATATTATTCTGCAAATACGCTGATCAAAACAGGTAATTCTTTAGGAAACGGTTATGTTCAGGGTGTAGGAAGCAATCCTTGGCCAGGTAGTATTGCAACAGCATTAGAAAATAGAAATCTGCAATGGGAAACTACAGATTCTAAAAATATCGGTTTAGATTATACGCTTTTGAATGGAAAAATTAGCGGATCTATGAACTACTACTATAATGTAACAGACAATTTATTGATTACAAAAAAACTAGCTCCATCTGCCGGAATCGATGATCCCGTTCTTAACGTAGGTAAAATTAGCAATAGAGGATTTGAGTTTGAAGTAAATTACCGAGATCAGGTTAATGAGTTTAAATACAACGCAGGATTGAATCTTACGACGCTTAAAAACAAAGTAGAAGAATTGGCTAATGACGGACAAACTATTTATGGAGAAGGATTAAAATACGGAGATGAACACTTTCCGACACAAGCTCGTGTAGGAAGCCCAATAAGCGGATTCTATTTATACAAAACAGATGGTATTTTCCAATCAGCTGAAGAAGTGGCGGCTCACAATAAAAATGGTGTTTTATTACAGCCAAACGCGCAGCCTGGAGATATTCGCTTTAAAGACTTGAATGGAGATGGTGTTATAGATGAAAATGATAAAGCTTATGCTGGAACAGGATTACCAAAATTGGAAGTAAACCTTAGTTTAGGTGCAAGTTATAAAGGATTTGATTTTTCTGCATTGATTGGAAGCGGATGGGGAAATAAATTATATAACGGAAACAGATATTTCTATGAGTCTATGAATGCTGGAACTAACATGTTAGCTTCTACATTAAACTCATGGACACCAGAAAACCACAGTAATATTCCGCGTGCAGTATTGCAAGATCCAAACGGAAACAGCCGTGAATCAGACCGTTTTCTTGAAAGCGGAGATTTTATCAGAATGCGCCAATTGCAATTTGGCTATACTATTCCAAACAAAATGTTAGGTAAAGCAAAAATCGACAAACTTAGATTTTATGTAAGTGCCGAAAACTTGTTTACTATCACTAATTATTCAGGAATTGATCCAGAATTCTCGCGTAATTCGGTAGTTAACACAGGTGTTGACCGTTTTGTTTATCCATTTACAAGATCATTTGTTTCTGGAGTTCAGTATATATTTTAA